The Natronosporangium hydrolyticum nucleotide sequence TCGGCCCAGGTGAGGCGGTCGAGTTCCCGGCGTCAGTGCCGTTGCGGCGGGCCGCGACCTGACCGGTGTGGCCACGGACTTGTCCGAGGCCCCGGATGGCGGCCGAGCAACCTCGCCGGTCGGGTCTCAGGTGGCTGGCTCGATGGTGTCCTCCGGTGGCCGGCGCGGGCTGGCCTTCGGTGCCACGGGCTGCATGTCGAACCCGACCCGCAGCACGAGCTGCGGGTGCCCGCGTCCGTGCAGGAAGCTCCGCAGCAGCTCCCGGGCGTCGGGGACCTCGACGACGTCACTGAGCACCGAGACCGCCAGGTCGCGGTGGGTGGCGGTGAGCCAGACCGCGCTGGTGGCTTCGCCGGCCCGCAGCCAGTCGGCGGGTGCGTCACCGGCGGTGGCGAGGATGAGGTACTCGGCGTACTGGTCGTCGCCGAAGCCGGGGTGCAGCATGATCTCCTCGTCGAGCGAGAAGTCCCGCAACGGGATCGGCCGGTCGACCGCCGCCACGAACGTGTCCGGTGGCACCCCTTCCCCGGTGGCCCGGTGGCGCCGGACCCAGGCTCGAAGCTCGCGCAGGTACGCGTCGTCGGCCGACTCGGCCCGCTGCGCCAGCTCCGCCGCGGCGCGCAGGAAGACGACCTGCTCGGGCCCGACGCGGTGGATCCGCGCCTGTTCGGCCTCCGCCGCCCGGTGCAGCGCCGCCGTGGTCTGCGCCGGCACCGGGGCGATGGCCGGGAACGGCCGGCGGTCGCTGCGGCGAGTCCGGATGCTGCGGCGCAGGTAGGTGTCGCTCCGGCTCACCTCGTGTCGGCCGCCCGCCCGGATCTCGGCCAGCAGATCCGGGCGGTCGGGGTCGGCCGGCCGGGTCACCACCGGCTCGTGACCGGCTGCCGCGAGCGTCACCCGGGCGTGGTGCAGGGCGGCGCCGCAGCTGAGCGTGAGCAGCCGCCCCGCAGGATCGATGGAGGTCACCTGCCGGCTCCAGTCGGCATGCAGCTCTAGCAGGTCCTCGTGGACCCGCCACCGCCAGGGTTGGGTGTTGAGGATCGACGGGGCCCGCGTCGCCTCCGCCGCGGCCTCCCGCAAGGCGGTGGCGAGACTAACCACCGGCTGGCCATTACCCATATAACTAATCTACCCTGACAAACCGGCATAAAGAAGCCCAGCGGGGGTCGGCCGGCGCGCCGGTAGCGGTGGGCGGGTGCGGGACCGGAGACGTTGGACAGCTCCGAGAAGGATGTTTCTCGACTACTGCTAACGTTCCCTGCCATGTCCGTTCCTCAGCCTCCGCAGGACGCCCCCGCACCGCCGCCGTCGAACCCGTCGCCGCCCACCGCGCCGCCGCCCGACTGCGGCCCGGTGCGGCCGCCGGGTACCAACCCGTTCTCGATTGCTTCGCTGATCTGCGGGATCGTCGCCCCTTGTGGAGCTGGTCTGTTCAGCGTCGTGTTCGGCATCATCGCCCTGGTCCAGGTCCGGAAGTCAGGCCAGCGGGGCAAGCGGATGGCGATCGCTGGGCTGGTGATCACCGGGGTGTGGGTTCTCGTCCCCGTCACGGGAGGGATCTTCGCGCTGCTCAACAGTGATCCGCTCCGGGACGACACCGGCGAGATCGTCCGCGACGGGTCGGTGTCGATGGACGAGCTGGCGCCCGGTGACTGCATCAAGGAGCTCGGCCCGGGCGTCTCGTTCCGGGTACCCGTGGTGCCCTGCGCTGAGCTGCATGAGGGTGAGGTCTACGCGGTCTTCGACCTGACGGCGGACGGCGGCTGGCCGGGTGAGGAGACCGTCGCGGCGGACGCCCAGACGTCCTGCGTGGATCGGCTCGCGGACTACGCGCGGACCGGCTACGACGACTCGGATATGGGGATCTTCTACTACCATCCGACCAGTTCCTCATGGCGTGGCGGTGACCGTGAGGTCGTCTGCGTGGCGTACTTCCGGGACGGTGAACGAGCCGGTTCGATAGCGGGCTAACCCGGATCAGGAGTGCTGAGCCCTCGCGTCTCAACTCTGCGGCCTCCGCTCCTTCGGCGACTGCCACGGCCAACGCCCCTGTACCTCGACCTGAAGCGAGAAGCTGAGCAGAGTTCGGACCGCGACGATCAGCGCTAGGACGCCGACGCTTTCGAAGGTGGGCGAGATCGCTACGGTGCGAATGATGTCGCCAGCGACGAGGAACTCCAGCCCGAGCAGGATGGCCCGGCCGAGCCCTTGCCGATAGCTGCTGTAGGCGACCGGGAAGGCGCCGCCCCGTCGCAGCTCGCGCAGGAAGATGCCGGTCGCGAGCAGGACCCCGAACAGGATCAGGGCGACTCCGATCGCGTCGATCGCGGTGCCGATGATCAGCACCGTCGACTCGAATCCCATCCCGCCTCCTCGTACCGGTTCGGTGGCGACCGCGGTGTCATGATCGCGCCCAGAGCGGACCGAGGAGGCCGGATCTGCGGGAGTTCACTCTTTCACCCGGAGGCTGCCGGGTGGAACTCTCGCTGTTCACCTCCGGCGAGGTACGCCGCAGCGGTGGTGCCCGGGTGGCTGCGCACGCTCTCCCGACGTGGTAAGGACTCGCCCCTCACTGCGACGCCGTCAGCGAGGTGACCAGTTCGGCCAGTCCGTCGCCGTGCCAGTCGAAGACATCGGAGTTGGTCGGCGGGTCCCCGCCCGGCCGGTGGATGTAGGCGGTACGCATGCCCTGTGTCTGGGCGCCGCGGAGGTCCCAGGCGTGGGCGGCCACCATGAGCATCCGCTCGGGAGGACATCCGGCGGTCTCGATGGCGAGCTGGTAGGCCGCTGGCGCTGGTTTGTAGGCCAGGACAGTCTCGGTGGACAGGGTGTAGTGCCAGCGCAGTCCGGCATGGACGGTGAGTCGCAGCAGAGCGGTGCGGCTGGCGTTGGACAGGCCGACGACGGGGAACCGCTGCGCGAGCCGTCCCAGGCCCGTGACCGAGTCGCCCCAGGGAGAGAGGCGCTGTGCCGCGGTCGCGAGCCGGGTGACGGTCTCCGGGGTGGCGACGCCGGCGCGATCGGCCACCAGTTGCGCGGCCTCACCGTCGATGACCTCGGTGTTGGCGTACGCGCGTTGCCCCTGCCCGATGTGTTGCTGTTCGCGTGCGACGAGGTGTTGCCATCCGGTGAGCAGCTCGTCGACGGCGGCATCGTCAGCAGCCGGAACGGCTTCGCGGATCGCCGCTCGCACCCCGCCGAGCTCGTCGACGAGGGTTCCGATGACGTCGAAGACGACTACCTCGATGTCCTGGCCCAGTGTCATGCTTTCCCCGTTCGTCCGGCGTCACCGCTTCAGTAGGTGACGATGTTGCCCGACGGCGCGTCACCTGTCAAGATGGTGACGTGGGCTTCGCATTCGTAAGTGGCAGCCCGGCCCTGGATCTGGCCGGCACCGTGGGCTTTCGCCGAGACCGGCCCACCGACACCTTGGCCACGCCTGCGGACCTTGAGCGGTGGGTGGCGCAGTGCGACGGGCTCCCCGACCAGGTGACCGCTGACCCGGCGAGCTTCCGATCCGCGCTCTCTCTGCGAGAAGCGATCTACCGGCTCGCGCTCGACCGCGTGCTCGATCGCCCCTTCGACCCGGAGAGCCTCGAGCTGCTCAACGACCTGGCCGCGGGGCCGCTGCCCGCGATGACCTTGAGTGACACCGGGCTGCATGTCGCAGGCGACCTCCGGGCGGCGCTCTCGCAGTTGGCCCGGAGCGCTATCGGCATGCTCGCCGACCGGCAGGTCCGGCTGAAGGAGTGTGGTCGCGAAGCCTGCACCCGCATCTACCTCGACCGGTCCCGCGGCGCCCGGCGTACCTGGTGCGGAATGGAAGCGTGTGGCAACCGGGTCAAGGCCGCGGCCTACCGGGCCCGCCGCCGAGCGGCGACGACCGCGGCTGGTGAATCCGGAGCGAGCACCGACTAGCAATTCGTTCGCGTCCCGCCGACGTCGGCTCGCTGCTGGCGGAGCGGGCATTGCCGGTGGTACGCCTCACCCGACTTGGTGGGTCGTCGGTTCGATCCGGATGAGAGTATTGCCGAGGCGTGGATTCGGCTGCGTGCAGGCCACCGGCTGCCCCAGGACCTGACCCTGCGCCAGCACGAGCTCACCGAGTCGACCTACCTACTGGCCAACCCGGAGGCGACTTACGAGGAGGCACCCGCGGTCGCCAACCAGGTCGCCAACTGGAGCAAGGACATACCGGATCGCACCGGTGAAGACCTGGACCGGATGTTGCAAAAGGGAGCCCGGGATGGCAATTCTGCTCAAGTTCGAGAAGATCCGGGAGGACGGTCAGGAGGTCGAATACGCTTTTGGCCACGC carries:
- a CDS encoding Acg family FMN-binding oxidoreductase, yielding MGNGQPVVSLATALREAAAEATRAPSILNTQPWRWRVHEDLLELHADWSRQVTSIDPAGRLLTLSCGAALHHARVTLAAAGHEPVVTRPADPDRPDLLAEIRAGGRHEVSRSDTYLRRSIRTRRSDRRPFPAIAPVPAQTTAALHRAAEAEQARIHRVGPEQVVFLRAAAELAQRAESADDAYLRELRAWVRRHRATGEGVPPDTFVAAVDRPIPLRDFSLDEEIMLHPGFGDDQYAEYLILATAGDAPADWLRAGEATSAVWLTATHRDLAVSVLSDVVEVPDARELLRSFLHGRGHPQLVLRVGFDMQPVAPKASPRRPPEDTIEPAT
- a CDS encoding DUF4190 domain-containing protein, whose protein sequence is MSVPQPPQDAPAPPPSNPSPPTAPPPDCGPVRPPGTNPFSIASLICGIVAPCGAGLFSVVFGIIALVQVRKSGQRGKRMAIAGLVITGVWVLVPVTGGIFALLNSDPLRDDTGEIVRDGSVSMDELAPGDCIKELGPGVSFRVPVVPCAELHEGEVYAVFDLTADGGWPGEETVAADAQTSCVDRLADYARTGYDDSDMGIFYYHPTSSSWRGGDREVVCVAYFRDGERAGSIAG
- a CDS encoding DUF1622 domain-containing protein — protein: MGFESTVLIIGTAIDAIGVALILFGVLLATGIFLRELRRGGAFPVAYSSYRQGLGRAILLGLEFLVAGDIIRTVAISPTFESVGVLALIVAVRTLLSFSLQVEVQGRWPWQSPKERRPQS
- a CDS encoding haloacid dehalogenase type II encodes the protein MTLGQDIEVVVFDVIGTLVDELGGVRAAIREAVPAADDAAVDELLTGWQHLVAREQQHIGQGQRAYANTEVIDGEAAQLVADRAGVATPETVTRLATAAQRLSPWGDSVTGLGRLAQRFPVVGLSNASRTALLRLTVHAGLRWHYTLSTETVLAYKPAPAAYQLAIETAGCPPERMLMVAAHAWDLRGAQTQGMRTAYIHRPGGDPPTNSDVFDWHGDGLAELVTSLTASQ
- a CDS encoding CGNR zinc finger domain-containing protein; its protein translation is MGFAFVSGSPALDLAGTVGFRRDRPTDTLATPADLERWVAQCDGLPDQVTADPASFRSALSLREAIYRLALDRVLDRPFDPESLELLNDLAAGPLPAMTLSDTGLHVAGDLRAALSQLARSAIGMLADRQVRLKECGREACTRIYLDRSRGARRTWCGMEACGNRVKAAAYRARRRAATTAAGESGASTD